The nucleotide window aaatgaaatgaaataaaatcatattaattgattttttttttgtaaaagatggaaccaaataaaacttaaagaATTAATACCACTTTgtttttctccttcaatttgAAAGTATGggatggtgttttttttttttcattccatcATTTTGTTTCCGAGGAATTTTCAttccattattaaaaaaaatatctaaattataaaatgttaaatttacATTAATCATCTTATTCCATTTACATCACCATTAGATATCGAAATAATATAGCGAGTATACTTCAATTAATGAAAATCCAAAAGGAGAATTTAAGATTTAGGATcatgaaatttgattttatccTCATATTCATAATGGGTAAtggattaatttataattaaaactcGGTACATTGCACCAAGTAATATATAGTACTAGTAGAGTGGAATAGCTGCACCAATATTGGTCTATGCATGTAGCTCATGGACATGATATAGGTAAATGAGGATGGAGTAGGGGTCACTCTCTATCTCActcattatttcattattttgggcCAACCACAAACTACCTAATGGTAGTATATAGAGTCTGTTtggatacaaattataaatgttttagAGAGTTTCTTACGATAAATATAGAGCTTTTTTGAGTGAAGAAACTTTGAAAAACTCTCAAAAAAGCACTTCTACTTTTATATCCAAATAGATTCATAAATGCAGGTAGGTTTGTACGTTCTAGCTAGTATATCCCGGTTTGGTTGAACATCTGTATTTGTAGGAATTGGCCCAGAAGAGAAAATGAACGAAGTTGAGTCCACTAAGTACACACATCAACCAGTAAAACCTCTCAAGGTGATAATGGTTCAAGTTGGCACCCAAGAGCCATGGCGTGTGTCCAAAAGCACCAGTCACCTTATTGATGGTGGACACAAGAACAGTGCTGAGGAAGTACCCCATGGCCAGTGAGGCCCATGAAAGTGCTGTGGCCAAAGACCTCATGCTCCATGGTGCCTCTGTGAAGAAGAACTCCATCATGCCAGCCAAAGTGAAGAGATCAGCAGAGCCAAGAAAAATGTATTGCAATGCCACCCAAAGGAATGTTATGGGGAGTGGTTTGGCTGAGTCCAACAAACCAAACTTAAAAGCTGTTTTCTTTCTCTTGGTTTCAACCAATGCTGCCACAGCCATTGCCACAATGGAGAGAAACAGGCCTGTCCCTATTCTTTGTAGGTGTGTGATCCCCATTTCAGTTTTGGTTGCTTTTCTAGCAAATGGGACAATGATGTGGTTGTAGAGTGGGGCAAGGATCATGACGAAGAGGACAGGGAACACAGGTAGAGAAGCTGGTGGGACCTTGAAGGAACCAAGCATGGTGCTCATTGTGGCTGACTGTTGGACTGAGAAGGTAGATAGCTGAGCTAGGCAACAGTTTAGCATTATGGTGGACATGAATATGGGAAGAATCCTTGTCACAATCTTCACCTCTTCCACTTCCTTTACTGTGCACTCTAACATTGGGTGAACTGCTGGCTCCATCACTGCTTTGTTTAGGAATTTAAGGTTCTCAGTTAGAGTTTGGCCTTGAACAACCTCTTTTGTAGTCTtactttcttcttctccatcttcCCTTTCAGTTGCATGAGATGGACTTGTAGTCATGCTTCTGACAGCATTGGTTGAATTCTTAGCTTTGCAGTTGTTGCAAATTGCTGCAACAAGAACCTTTAGCACAACAAATATAAAGCAGCTTGTTtagcattttattttactaGTCAACTTGCCATATTCTTTAGTAG belongs to Glycine soja cultivar W05 chromosome 5, ASM419377v2, whole genome shotgun sequence and includes:
- the LOC114411886 gene encoding protein NRT1/ PTR FAMILY 4.6-like isoform X2 — protein: MVACLLPPLFWGLLMLTIQAHKPSLKPPNCVIGNTDSPCDKIHGADAVMLFAGLYLVALGVGGIKGSLPPHGAEQFDENTPEGRKQRSAFFNYFVFSLSCGALIAVTFVVWIEDNKGWKWGLVVSTASILLSIPVFILGSHKYRTKIPAGSPITSMFKVLVAAICNNCKAKNSTNAVRSMTTSPSHATEREDGEEESKTTKEVVQGQTLTENLKFLNKAVMEPAVHPMLECTVKEVEEVKIVTRILPIFMSTIMLNCCLAQLSTFSVQQSATMSTMLGSFKVPPASLPVFPVLFVMILAPLYNHIIVPFARKATKTEMGITHLQRIGTGLFLSIVAMAVAALVETKRKKTAFKFGLLDSAKPLPITFLWVALQYIFLGSADLFTLAGMMEFFFTEAPWSMRSLATALSWASLAMGYFLSTVLVSTINKVTGAFGHTPWLLGANLNHYHLERFYWLMCVLSGLNFVHFLFWANSYKYRCSTKPGYTS
- the LOC114411886 gene encoding protein NRT1/ PTR FAMILY 4.6-like isoform X1, producing MEEAQVQVWEGYVDWRNRPTIKGRHGGMLAASFVLAAEVLENLAFLANASNLVLYLSKFMHFSPSTSANIVTNFMGTAFLLAILGGFLADAFITTYSLYLISAGIEFMGLLMLTIQAHKPSLKPPNCVIGNTDSPCDKIHGADAVMLFAGLYLVALGVGGIKGSLPPHGAEQFDENTPEGRKQRSAFFNYFVFSLSCGALIAVTFVVWIEDNKGWKWGLVVSTASILLSIPVFILGSHKYRTKIPAGSPITSMFKVLVAAICNNCKAKNSTNAVRSMTTSPSHATEREDGEEESKTTKEVVQGQTLTENLKFLNKAVMEPAVHPMLECTVKEVEEVKIVTRILPIFMSTIMLNCCLAQLSTFSVQQSATMSTMLGSFKVPPASLPVFPVLFVMILAPLYNHIIVPFARKATKTEMGITHLQRIGTGLFLSIVAMAVAALVETKRKKTAFKFGLLDSAKPLPITFLWVALQYIFLGSADLFTLAGMMEFFFTEAPWSMRSLATALSWASLAMGYFLSTVLVSTINKVTGAFGHTPWLLGANLNHYHLERFYWLMCVLSGLNFVHFLFWANSYKYRCSTKPGYTS